One window from the genome of Balearica regulorum gibbericeps isolate bBalReg1 chromosome 18, bBalReg1.pri, whole genome shotgun sequence encodes:
- the FBXW10B gene encoding F-box and WD repeat domain containing protein 10B, whose amino-acid sequence MMGDQPPAVCFWPQNTKRLLQEGPDAEDVSSVMSVADQDDTVVPMSLQSPSNANQSKDFIRCLPPHLAMYILGFLDQKSLNVCAAVSKCWAFLAKEVKRERVCQSIVQEKILYLQGLCPRGAVPNYAKRVDVTIPQLNEEGDVVEVEGQSWGSKTTEEEDNLQAAYHDLQTETIQLEERNVFCGSYNIRVLIDQLDRSRIIHYSGGNLVAVGAADRKVRLLGMSRMKEVPPLLSGHTGSIKALFLNEKKGFVLSAGFDLGIRCWNIYSGACMKIFNGHCGTITCLDLHEEKFVSGARDGAVKVWNLESGKCLKTLKHSGAVWVVKMDGTRVVSGCDRGLVKVWCADTGTLIKTLEGHQGPVKCLSFDQWHLVTGSTDGYVLGWSMLGNLKRCLIAFRHPKEVLSLEFLYLRVISGCADGKIRIFNFLTGSCLKVLMANSRGDPISSFHVAENRMVINSTSLLTFQFEDVRWDYTLDADREMVRKKNQHKGTSSRTALRQTKRHNISQRHPLALETQDADQLMLSYWIRCRSPKGCGMSPTLMKSAACQQQWSFLQMEKAFRIQAERQKKFFIPGMEHRHASASGKSARARSARILADTDGKSERGPSLHAPAHPDRAEAALLHEKRRGPSCPMSPDKFLLTVSMLQNTCKSAPVSSSVKHAAKVREAWEHQQHHPKKVQIYKTPLQHKKDQTVQLQRVRLHSDSLTMKRISTPFETKTLQLKLKNSLHGPTVISSIPAPSVVRPKTTCGLLQEKKAHSGHGKVIPLPEDGVQLIDPFTASSELIKSTHAMITQMKNEAVSRRKNPFSLSAADPSRSDTGFRLLTGKQKEADEAAAVAQYRAQQIKLTEDQQKACKKAWLRKIKGLSINSFTGEGKIAAPEVGFNAFI is encoded by the exons ATGATGG GCGATCAACCACCAGCAGTGTGCTTCTGGCCCCAAAACACCAAGCGCCTATTGCAGGAGGGTCCTGATGCAGAGGATGTCTCCTCTGTTATGTCCGTAGCTGATCAGGATGACACCGTGGTTCCTATGTCTCTCCAGTCACCCTCTAATGCCAACCAATCCAAGGACTTCATTCGCTGCCTGCCACCTCACCTGGCCATGTACATCCTGG GGTTTTTGGACCAGAAATCCCTCAATGTATGTGCTGCTGTGAGTAAATGCTGGGCTTTTCTGGCCAAAGAAGTCAAGAGGGAACGTGTGTGTCAAAGCATAGTACAGGAGAAGATCCTGTATTTGCAG GGGTTGTGCCCTAGAGGAGCAGTTCCAAACTATGCTAAAAGAGTGGATGTTACAATTCCACAGTTAAATGAAGAGGGTGATGTCGTTGAAGTGGAAGGCCAAAGCTGGGGAAGTAAAACAACG gaggaggaagacaatCTGCAGGCAGCCTATCATGATCTGCAAACTGAAACAATTCAGTTGGAAGAGAGAAATGTCTTCTGTGGCTCCTATAATATTCGTGTCCTCATAGACCA ATTGGACCGAAGCAGAATAATCCATTACAGTGGTGGAAACTTGGTAGCCGTTGGCGCTGCGGACCGAAAAGTGAGGCTTCTTGGTATGTCGAGAATGAAAGAAGTGCCGCCTCTGCTTTCTGGCCACACTGGGAGCATCAAAGCACTGTTCCTCAATGAGAAGAAAGGGTTCGTTCTCAGTGCAGGCTTTGATCTTGGCATCAG ATGCTGGAATATATACAGTGGTGCGTGCATGAAAATCTTTAATGGTCACTGCGGGACAATCACCTGCTTGGATTTACATGAAGAGAAGTTTGTGTCGGGAGCCAGAGATGGGGCGGTGAAAG TGTGGAACCTGGAGAGTGGGAAATGTCTCAAGACCCTGAAGCACTCTGGTGCTGTTTGGGTAGTTAAAATGGATGGCACCCGTGTGGTCAGTGGGTGCGACCGGGGGCTGGTGAAAGTCTGGTGTGCTGATACGGGCACGCTGATCAAA ACATTGGAGGGGCACCAAGGCCCAGTTAAGTGCTTGTCCTTTGATCAGTGGCACCTCGTCACAGGAAGCACCGATGGATATGTCCTGGGATGGAGCATGTTGGGAAACCTTAAGAGATGCCTAATAGCTTTCCGTCACCCTAA GGAAGTCCTGTCTCTGGAGTTCCTCTATCTCCGAGTCATCAGTGGCTGTGCTGATGGAAAGATTCGTATCTTTAACTTCCTGACTGGAAGCTGCCTGAAAGTGTTGATGGCCAACAGCAGAGGGGACCCCATATCTTCTTTCCATGTTGCAGAAAACAG GATGGTGATCAATTCAACAAGTCTGTTGACGTTCCAGTTTGAGGATGTCAGGTGGGACTATACCTTAGATGCTGACCGAGAGATggtgaggaagaaaaaccagCACAAGGGGACTTCAAGCAGAACCGCGCTTCGGCAAACGAAACGCCACAACATCAGTCAGAGGCACCCGCTTGCTCTGGAGACGCAAGATGCTGACCAGCTCATGCTGTCTTACTGGATCCGCTGCCGGTCACCGAAAGGCTGTGGAATGTCTCCAA ctCTGATGAAATCAGCAGCCTGCCAGCAACAGTGGTCTTTTCTCCAGATGGAGAAGGCTTTTCGTATTCAGGCAGAGCGGCAGAAAAAGTTTTTCATTCCTGGCATGGAACACCGCCATGCCTCTGCCTCAGGAAAGTCAGCGAGAGCACGTTCCGCAAGAATCCTGGCAGATACCG ATGGCAAATCTGAACGTGGCCCTTCTCTCCATGCACCTGCACATCCTGACAGAGCAGAAGCCGCTTTGCTGCATGAAAAGAGAAGAGGTCCAAGTTGTCCAATGTCCCCTGACAAGTTCCTCCTAACTGTCAGCATGCTGCAGAACACCTGCAAGTCAGCCCCGGTCAGCTCCAGTGTTAAGCACGCTGCAAAAGTCAGGGAAGCGTGGGAACATCAGCAACACCACCCTAAAAAGGTGCAAATATACAAAACCCCCCTGCAACACAAAAAGGATCAGACAGTCCAGCTCCAACGTGTGAGATTGCACAGTGATTCTCTGACTATGAAAAGAATTTCTACACCCTTTGAAACCAAAACGCTGCAGCTCAAGCTGAAAAACTCTTTGCACGGTCCCACTGTGAtttcctccatccctgctccctccgTTGTACGTCCCAAGACGACCTGTGGTTTGctgcaagagaagaaagctCACAGTGGTCATGGTAAAGTCATTCCTCTCCCTGAAGATGGGGTTCAGCTTATCGATCCCTTTACAGCTTCTTCTGAACTGATCAAATCGACGCATGCGATGAttacacaaatgaaaaatgaagcggtttccaggagaaaaaaccctttttctcTGTCTGCTGCAGACCCTTCCCGGAGTGACACTGGGTTCAGGCTTctgacaggaaaacagaaggaggCGGATGAGGCAGCTGCTGTAGCTCAGTATCGGGCACAACAGATAAAGCTCACAGAAGATCAGCAAAAAGCATGCAAGAAGGCCTGGTTAAGGAAAATTAAAGGCCTATCTATAAACTCTTTtactggggaggggaaaatagCTGCTCCTGAAGTTGGGTTTAATGCATTTATCTGA
- the LOC104637583 gene encoding cytochrome P450 2B4 — protein MDGGSAGLLITLFLLSILWFLIWRTDRKRSQLPPGPAPWPILGNLWQKDVLPLYRTYEKLCRTYGPIFTIWLGLKPVVVLCGYEVVKDALLGHSEEFGGRPEIPLVVQLSKDYGFISNNEKKWRELRRFTLSTLRDFGMGKNSMSQRVQKEAQHLVELLTKLEGNAFEAITMFRHAVANVICSVVFGSRYSYSDTVFLELLNVIGNYTSLFLSPIAMVYNTFPNIMNHLPGPHRKALAECEKLKDYIRQKVEIHKLTLDPSCPRDYIDCFLMKAEKEKSSPENMYSNEDLVMSVFNLFGAGTVTTSNSLLFFLLILAKYPHIQAKVQEEIDAVVGTGRAPSMEDKLKMPYTNAVIHELQRFHKTRVENFPRMTTQDVVFRGHTIPKETTVIPVFSSVHMDPTHWENPKEVYPGHFLDEKGEFRKREAFMAFSAGKRMCPGEALARMELFLFLTTLLQNFTFQLAVKYEEMDLFSLWIEIERRAIPGMFFAIRRPVSS, from the exons ATGGATGGTGGATCGGCTGGGTTGCTCATtaccctcttcctcctctccatcctgtGGTTCCTGATCTGGAGAACTGACAGGAAGAGGAGCCAGCTGCCTCCAGGACCGGCCCCATGGCCCATTCTGGGCAACCTATGGCAGAAGGATGTCTTGCCCCTCTACAGGACTTATGAGAAG CTGTGCAGAACATACGGCCCCATCTTCACCATCTGGCTGGGGCTGAAGCCGGTGGTGGTGCTCTGCGGGTACGAGGTGGTGAAGGATGCTCTGCTGGGCCACTCCGAGGAGTTTGGAGGGAGACCTGAAATACCCCTTGTGGTGCAGCTATCAAAAGACTACG GTTTTATCTCCAACAATGAGAAGAAGTGGCGGGAGCTGCGGAGGTTCACGCTCAGCACCCTGCGAGActttgggatggggaagaaCTCCATGTCACAGCGGGTGCAGAAGGAGGCCCAGCACCTGGTGGAGCTGCTGACAAAACTTGAAG GAAACGCCTTCGAGGCAATTACGATGTTCAGACACGCAGTTGCCAACGTGATCTGCTCCGTTGTCTTTGGGAGTCGTTACAGCTATAGCGACACGGTCTTTCTGGAGCTACTGAACGTGATCGGGAATTACACTagcctcttcctctcccccatTGCCATG GTCTACAACACCTTCCCCAACATCATGAACCACCTCCCGGGGCCACACAGGAAAGCCCTGGCTgagtgtgagaagctgaaggaCTACATCCGACAAAAAGTGGAGATTCACAAGCTGACGCTGGATCCCAGCTGCCCCCGGGACTACATCGACTGTTTCCTTATGAAAGCAGAGAAG GAGAAGAGCAGCCCAGAGAACATGTACAGCAATGAAGACTTGGTTATGTCAGTATTCAACCTCTTTGGTGCTGGGACAGTGACCACTAGCAACAGcctgctcttcttcctcttgaTACTGGCGAAATACCCCCATATTCAAG CTAAGGTCCAAGAGGAGATCGATGCGGTGGTGGGCACCGGCCGTGCTCCCAGCATGGAGGACAAGCTGAAGATGCCATACACCAATGCAGTGATCCATGAGCTGCAGCGCTTCCACAAGACCCGTGTCGAGAACTTCCCACGGATGACGACCCAGGACGTCGTGTTCAGGGGCCACACCATCCCCAAG GAGACAACTGTTATTCCggtattttcttctgtgcataTGGATCCAACCCACTGGGAGAACCCCAAAGAAGTCTACCCAGGCCACTTCTTGGATGAGAAGGGCGAGTTCAGGAAGCGCGAAGCCTTCATGGCTTTCTCAGCAG GGAAGCGGATGTGCCCAGGAGAGGCGCTGGCCCGGATGgagctcttccttttcctcaccACGCTGCTGCAGAACTTCACCTTCCAGCTCGCCGTCAAGTACGAGGAGATGGATTTATTCTCCCTATGGATTGAGATAGAGAGGAGGGCGATACCGGGCATGTTCTTTGCTATACGGCGCCCAGTGTCCTCTTAA